Proteins from a genomic interval of Fusarium oxysporum Fo47 chromosome I, complete sequence:
- a CDS encoding ChaC-like protein-domain-containing protein, with the protein MPDQDSSQPSEFWLYGYGSLIWKPPPHFDRRIPGWVDGYVRRFWQASEDHRGTPEAPGRVVTLIERSYWEQLTDSHDSAPERVWGVAYRIIPEKVAEVKEYLDIREINGYTIHYAPFHPADGSPPIRTLVYIGTPDNEQFVGPQEPQELAEHIFRSQGPSGLNKDYLLSLDTALSELAPDSGDHHIHDLARRVRELEKNCEDETKLLNPTTSVHQQKHSTEEAEEIEEPHH; encoded by the exons ATGCCCGATCAAGACTCGTCACAACCCTCCGAATTCTGGTTATATGGATACGG AAGCTTGATATGGAAGCCTCCGCCACACTTCG ACCGCAGAATTCCTGGATGGGTAGATGGCTATGTTCGTCGTTTCTGGCAG GCTAG TGAGGACCATAGAGGCACTCCTGAGGCCCCCGGGCGTGTCGTCACTCTAATCGAGAGATCTTACTGGGAACAGCTAACTGATAGTCACGACTCTGCTCCAGAGCGAGTTTGGGGGGTTGCATACCGTATCATTCCTGAGAAAGTAGCCGAAGTCAAGGAGTATCTCGATATTCGCGAGATCAACGGCTACACCATTCACTACGCTCCATTCCATCCTGCCGATGGCTCCCCCCCTATTCGCACTCTGGTCTACATCGGCACTCCAGATAATGAGCAATTTGTCGGCCCCCAGGAGCCCCAGGAGCTCGCCGAGCACATCTTCCGCAGTCAAGGGCCCAGTGGCCTGAACAAAGACTACCTGTTGAGTCTCGATACCGCCCTCAGTGAGCTTGCTCCCGATAGTGGCGATCATCACATCCATGATCTGGCCCGCCGTGTCAGGGAACTTGAGAAGAATTGTGAGGATGAAACTAAACTCCTCAACCCAACGACTTCAGTCCACCAACAAAAGCACAGTACtgaagaagccgaggagaTCGAAGAGCCACATCACTAA
- a CDS encoding Acylphosphatase-like domain-containing protein, which produces MSKRVYFAVEGRVQGVGFRYFAQKKAQEYGVTGWCRNTKDEKVEGEAQASEEILSKFFKDVDNGPRSARVVRVSQEDRQIIEDENDFVVTR; this is translated from the exons ATGTCGAAACGT GTCTATTTTGCCGTTGAAGGACGTGTCCAAG GTGTTGGTTTCCG GTATTTTGCTCAGAAGAAGGCCCAAGAGTACGGAGTGACGGGATGGTGCCGAAACACGAAGGATGAAAAG GTCGAGGGCGAGGCTCAAGCCAGTGAAGAAATTCTATCCAAATTCTTCAAGGATGTAGACAATGGCCCAAGATCTGCTCGCGTGGTTAGAGTTTCCCAAGAAGACCGGCAAATTATCGAGGACGAGAATGACTTTGTTGTTACTCGTTGA
- a CDS encoding rRNA-processing protein PWP1, which translates to MSSMITAAQWVPRGFAAPFPQKYTLDEAEFERIAELAKLQLDDAQEDLEEAEAAQKGAKANETEDNEEDSEMKIDEDKPTEKTEINLNDDDLKEYDLENYDNDDGEDEPGNGEGMGMFGNIKSLAYYESNKDDPYITIDADKEQEDEDREELQILATDNLIVAAKVEDEMAHLEVFVYEDEADNLYVHHDIMLPAIPLCVEWIDMPVNKPGAEKDSTGNFVAVGTMDPDIEVWDLDTIDCMYPNAILGQGGNEEEKKSKKKKKKSKKSNDEYHVDAVLSLAANRKHRNLMASASADKTVKLWDLNTAKCAKSYTYHTDKVCSLAWHANEPTVLLSGSYDRTVVAADMRAPDAKPPRWGVESDVENVRWDPHDPNFFFVSTENGVIHYHDVRNAPSDPTGTKAVWTLQAHDESVSSFDINPVVPGYMVTGSTDKTVKLWNIQPTGPSVVVSRNLDVGKVFSTTFAPDPEVAFRLAVAGSKGTMHVWDTSTNASVRKAFAQRVPEQRGKGEDRLVGVNNDDSSDDDDEEDDKQDDDDSMDED; encoded by the exons ATGTCTTCCATGATTACAGCCGCGCAGTGGGTCCCTAGGGGCTTCGCTGCGCCTTTCCCTCAGAAGTATACCCTGGACGAGGCAGAGTTTGAGCGGATAGCGGAGCTTGCCAAGCTCCAACTGGACGACGCCCaagaggatcttgaggaagctgaagctgcgCAGAAGGGCGCAAAGGCTAACGAGACCGAGGACAATGAAGAGGACtcagagatgaagattgaTGAAGACAAGCCAACCGAGAAGACAGA GATCAACCTTAATGATGATGACCTAAAAGAATATGATTTGGAAAACTACGACAACGACGACGGTGAGGATGAGCCTGGAAACGGCGAGGGCATGGGCATGTTTGGTAACATCAAGTCGCTGGCCTACTACGAGTCGAATAAGGACGACCCCTACATCACAATTGATGCCGACAAGGAAcaggaggatgaggaccGGGAAGAGCTCCAGATTCTTGCGACTGACAACCTTATCGTGGCTGCCAAGGTGGAAGACGAGATGGCGCACCTCGAGGTTTTCGTTTacgaggatgaggctgataACCTTTACGTCCACCACGACATCATGCTCCCGGCCATTCCTCTGTGTGTCGAGTGGATCGACATGCCCGTCAACAAGCCCGGTGCAGAGAAGGACTCGACAGGTAACTTCGTCGCCGTTGGCACAATGGACCCCGATATTGAGGTGTGGGATCTGGACACCATCGACTGCATGTACCCCAATGCGATCCTCGGCCAGGGAGGcaacgaggaggagaagaagtcaaagaagaagaagaagaagtccaagaagtCCAACGATGAGTACCACGTTGACGCTGTCCTGTCGTTGGCTGCGAACCGCAAGCATCGCAACCTGATGGCTTCAGCCTCTGCCGACAAGACGGTCAAGCTCTGGGATCTCAACACGGCAAAGTGCGCCAAGTCGTATACTTATCACACCGACAAAGTGTGCTCACTTGCGTGGCACGCGAACGAGCCTACCGTTCTGCTTAGCGGTTCTTACGACCGAACTGTGGTGGCTGCCGATATGCGTGCGCCAGATGCGAAGCCTCCCCGATGGGGCGTCGAGAGCGACGTCGAGAATGTGCGGTGGGATCCTCACGACccgaacttcttcttcgtgtcGACGGAGAACGGTGTCATCCACTATCACGACGTCCGCAATGCGCCGTCCGACCCTACGGGCACCAAGGCTGTCTGGACGCTCCAGGCTCACGACGAGTCTGTGTCTTCGTTCGACATCAACCCCGTGGTCCCCGGTTACATGGTGACCGGCTCGACCGACAAGACGGTCAAGCTGTGGAACATCCAGCCCACAGGGCCCTCGGTGGTGGTTTCGCGCAACCTCGACGTCGGAAAGGTCTTCTCCACCACGTTCGCGCCCGACCCGGAGGTTGCCTTCCGCCTCGCCGTCGCCGGCAGCAAGGGAACAATGCACGTGTGGgacaccagcaccaacgcGTCGGTGCGCAAGGCCTTTGCTCAGCGGGTGCCCGAGCAGCGCGGGAAGGGTGAAGATCGCCTCGTGGGCGTTAACAACGATGACAGCTccgacgatgacgatgaggaagatgacaagcaggacgatgatgattcCATGGATGAGGACTAG